In one Brassica oleracea var. oleracea cultivar TO1000 chromosome C9, BOL, whole genome shotgun sequence genomic region, the following are encoded:
- the LOC106316477 gene encoding proline-rich receptor-like protein kinase PERK4, giving the protein MASSPESAPPPSNSSSSPSPPSPSPPPPTQEGSSPPPPDSTSPPAPQAPSPPVSSNNSPPPPASQGGGGNGGGNESPPSRGSPPSPPSRGGDNGGSRTSPSGDNGSSRSNNSPSSGGGSSTSGGGSGTSGGGGGGGINTNTAIIIGVLAGAGLLMIVLIIVCLRRRRKRKDDSFDAESMKGNQYQYYGNNNNSNNASQNYPNWHLNSQGQNQQPSGGWGGSGPSPPPPPPRMPASGDNSSLYSGPARPVLPPPPPTLALGFNKSTFTYQELAAATGGFVDSNLLGQGGFGYVHKGVLPSGKEVAVKSLKSGSGQGEREFQAEVDIISRVHHRYLVSLVGYCIADGQRMLVYEFVPNNTLEYHLHGKNLPVMDFSTRMRIALGSAKGLAYLHEDCHPRIIHRDIKSANILLDFNFDAMVADFGLAKLTSDNYTHVSTRVMGTFGYLAPEYASSGKLTEKSDVFSYGVMLLELITGKRPVDSNSTMDDTLVDWARPIMVRALEDGNFNELADVRLEGNYNPQEMARMVTCAAASIRHSGRKRPKMSQIVRALEGEVSLDVLYEGVKPGHSNIYGTSGTSSDYSQTSYNADMKKFRQIALSTQDFQSSEGEGSSNNDSKEIKSPNAPK; this is encoded by the exons ATGGCTTCTTCCCCAGAATCTGCTCCCCCACCGTCAAATTCAAGCTCTTCTCCGTCTCCACCGTCTCCATCTCCTCCTCCTCCTACTCAAGAAGGCTCATCACCTCCTCCTCCTGATTCCACCTCACCACCAGCTCCACAAGCTCCTTCTCCCCCGGTTTCCAGCAATAACTCTCCTCCTCCACCGGCATCACAGGGTGGTGGAGGAAATGGCGGCGGCAATGAGTCTCCACCGTCACGTGGCTCCCCTCCTTCTCCTCCATCTAGGGGTGGAGATAATGGTGGTAGTAGAACGTCACCATCTGGAGATAATGGTAGCTCTCGCTCGAATAATTCTCCCTCTAGTGGAGGTGGCAGCAGTACTAGTGGTGGAGGTAGCGGCACTAGCGGTGGAGGAGGGGGAGGAGGTATTAATACGAATACGGCGATCATTATAGGTGTATTAGCTGGAGCTGGACTATTGATGATCGTGCTTATTATTGTGTGTCTTAGACGCAGAAGGAAGAGAAAAGATGATTCCTTCGACGCTGAATCCATGAAAG GAAATCAATATCAATACTATGGAAACAACAACAACAGCAACAATGCTTCACAGAATTATCCAAATTGGCACCTAAATTCACAAGGCCAAAACCAACAACCTTCTGGTGGTTGGGGAGGCAGTGGACCATCACCGCCTCCTCCTCCTCCACGGATGCCTGCAAGCGGAGATAATTCTTCCTTGTACTCAGGACCAGCACGCCCGGTTTTACCTCCTCCTCCACCTACTCTAGCCCTCGGATTCAACAAAAGCACTTTTACTTACCAAGAGCTCGCGGCTGCAACAGGAGGCTTTGTGGATTCTAACCTTTTGGGACAGGGAGGATTTGGGTATGTGCATAAAGGTGTGTTGCCTAGTGGGAAAGAAGTCGCGGTTAAGAGTTTGAAATCGGGTAGCGGACAAGGAGAAAGAGAGTTTCAAGCTGAGGTTGATATCATTAGCCGTGTGCATCATCGATATCTTGTTTCTTTGGTTGGATATTGTATTGCTGATGGGCAGAGAATGTTGGTTTATGAATTTGTTCCTAACAATACTTTGGAATATCATCTTCATG GGAAGAATCTTCCAGTAATGGATTTCTCCACCAGGATGCGTATCGCATTAGGTTCTGCGAAAGGACTCGCTTATCTTCATGAAGACT GCCATCCTCGGATCATTCACCGTGACATCAAGTCTGCAAACATTCTCTTGGACTTCAACTTTGATGCAATG GTGGCTGATTTTGGATTGGCCAAGTTAACTTCTGATAACTACACTCATGTATCTACTCGTGTGATGGGAACTTTCGG ATATCTAGCTCCAGAATATGCATCGAGCGGTAAATTAACTGAGAAGTCCGATGTTTTCTCGTACGGTGTCATGTTGTTAGAACTAATCACTGGGAAAAGACCGGTCGATAGTAACAGTACCATGGACGACACCTTAGTAGACTGG GCTCGTCCTATCATGGTTCGCGCGCTAGAAGATGGAAACTTTAATGAGCTCGCAGATGTAAGGCTTGAAGGCAACTACAACCCGCAAGAAATGGCTCGAATGGTGACTTGTGCTGCTGCTAGCATTCGCCATTCTGGACGTAAACGCCCAAAGATGAGCCAG ATTGTAAGAGCGTTAGAAGGAGAAGTGTCACTAGATGTTTTATATGAAGGTGTGAAGCCGGGACATAGTAACATTTACGGGACATCAGGAACAAGCTCAGATTATAGCCAGACATCTTACAATGCAGATATGAAGAAATTCAGACAGATAGCTTTGTCGACCCAAGACTTCCAAAGCAGTGAAGGTGAAGGATCATCTAACAATGATTCTAAAGAGATTAAAAGTCCTAATGCTCCTAAATGA
- the LOC106318042 gene encoding splicing factor U2af large subunit A-like isoform X2 → MSDYEENGASGDGFHSEDGGVRRGEIDDHRDSKSEDPGSKEEESRVKGRDKERDRDRERRRDREGERIKRHDDRDEDRGRDRDRHHRSRHRDRSVERGERRERARGDDDDYRRSRDRDFDRRRDYDKDRGDRRRRRSRSRGRSERRSRSPSKSKRVSGFDMAPPASGMLDAGSAFTGQVPAPSPNLLPGNGMFPLQAGQPFGGVPMMPIQAMTQQATRHARRVYVGGLSPSANEQSVATFFSQAMAAIGGNSAGPGDAVVNVYINYEKKFAFVEMRSVQEASNAMTLDGIIFEGAPVKVRRPSDYNPALAATLGPSQPIPNLNLAAVGLTPGGAGALEGPDRLFVGGLPYYIPESQIRELLESLGVLKGFDLVRDRETGNSKGYAFCAYQDTAVTDIACAALNGITMGDKTLCVRRANQGANQTKPEQESVLLHAQQQVAFQKIMLQQGTAAAAATKVVCLTQVVTEDELRNDEEYEDIVVDMRDEGGKFGALTKVVIPRPSSNGETVQGVGKVFLEYAETESSSRARNGMNGRKFGGNEVVAVFYPEDKFEQADYSL, encoded by the exons ATGTCTGATTACGAAGAAAACGGCGCCTCCGGCGATGGATTTCACTCCGAAGATGGCGGTGTACGCCGCGGCGAGATCGACGACCACCGAGACTCAAAATCCGAG GATCCTGGAAGTAAAGAAGAAGAAAGTCGAGTGAAAGGGCGAGATAAGGAGAGAGATAGGGACCGTGAACGGAGGAGGGACAGAGAGGGAGAGAGAATCAAGCGGCATGATGACAGGGATGAGGATAGAGGCAGGGATCGAGATCGACATCACAGGAGTCGTCACAGGGATCGCAGTGTGGAACGAGGCGAAAGAAGAGAACGTGCTAGGGGTGATGATGATGACTACCGTCGAAGCCGTGACCGTGACTTTGACAG GCGTAGAGATTATGACAAAGATAGAGGAGATAGACGCCGTCGCCGTTCTCGTTCAAGGGGTAGATCTGAGCGTAGATCACGATCTCCATCAAAGAG TAAACGGGTCAGTGGATTCGACATGGCACCTCCAGCTTCTGGGATGTTAGATGCTGGTTCTGCATTTACAG GCCAAGTTCCTGCTCCAAGCCCAAATCTTCTTCCTGGGAATGGAATGTTTCCTTTACAAGCTGGACAG CCATTCGGGGGAGTCCCTATGATGCCTATTCAGGCAATGACACAACAG GCTACTAGACATGCTCGCAGGGTCTATGTTGGTGGCCTTTCTCCTTCAGCAAATGAACAG TCTGTTGCAACATTTTTTAGTCAGGCTATGGCTGCTATTGGCGGAAACAGTGCTGGTCCAG GTGATGCTGTTGTTAATGTGTACATAAACTACGAGAAGAAATTTGCATTTGTGGAGATGCGATCCGTTCAAGAGGCCAGTAATGCAATGACTTTGGATGGAATTATATTTGAG GGAGCTCCAGTGAAGGTGAGGAGACCGAGTGACTATAACCCTGCGCTGGCTGCAACCCTTGGTCCAAGCCAGCCCATTCCAAATTTAAACTTGGCTGCTGTTGGTCTGACTCCAGGGGGTGCTGGTGCGCTTGAAGGCCCAGACCGTCTTTTTGTTGGTGGACTTCCTTATTATATCCCTGAGTCACAAATCAGGGAGCTGTTAGAGTCTTTAGGAGTCCTGAAAGGTTTTGATCTTGTAAGAGACAGAGAAACTGGAAACTCAAAAGGATATGCATTCTGCGCGTATCAAGATACTGCAGTTACAGACATTGCATGCGCTGCCCTCAATGGAATTACCATGGGGGATAAAACTCTATGTGTAAGGCGAGCTAACCAAGGAGCAAATCAAACGAAACCTGAACAGGAGAGTGTATTGTTGCACGCACAACAGCAAGTTGCTTTCCAG AAGATTATGCTACAACAGGGAACAGCAGCAGCAGCAGCCACCAAAGTCGTGTGCCTGACTCAAGTAGTTACCGAGGACGAGCTTAGAAATGATGAGGAGTACGAAGACATTGTTGTAGACATGAGAGATGAAGGCGGAAAGTTTG GTGCGTTAACTAAAGTCGTGATCCCTCGCCCCAGCTCCAACGGTGAGACCGTTCAGGGCGTTGGCAAG GTGTTTCTTGAGTATGCGGAAACAGAGAGCTCAAGCAGGGCAAGAAACGGGATGAATGGTAGGAAGTTTGGAGGGAACGAAGTGGTGGCTGTGTTTTACCCTGAAGATAAGTTTGAACAAGCCGATTATTCTCTCTAA
- the LOC106318042 gene encoding splicing factor U2af large subunit A-like isoform X1, with protein sequence MSDYEENGASGDGFHSEDGGVRRGEIDDHRDSKSEKEMLDNEKDPGSKEEESRVKGRDKERDRDRERRRDREGERIKRHDDRDEDRGRDRDRHHRSRHRDRSVERGERRERARGDDDDYRRSRDRDFDRRRDYDKDRGDRRRRRSRSRGRSERRSRSPSKSKRVSGFDMAPPASGMLDAGSAFTGQVPAPSPNLLPGNGMFPLQAGQPFGGVPMMPIQAMTQQATRHARRVYVGGLSPSANEQSVATFFSQAMAAIGGNSAGPGDAVVNVYINYEKKFAFVEMRSVQEASNAMTLDGIIFEGAPVKVRRPSDYNPALAATLGPSQPIPNLNLAAVGLTPGGAGALEGPDRLFVGGLPYYIPESQIRELLESLGVLKGFDLVRDRETGNSKGYAFCAYQDTAVTDIACAALNGITMGDKTLCVRRANQGANQTKPEQESVLLHAQQQVAFQKIMLQQGTAAAAATKVVCLTQVVTEDELRNDEEYEDIVVDMRDEGGKFGALTKVVIPRPSSNGETVQGVGKVFLEYAETESSSRARNGMNGRKFGGNEVVAVFYPEDKFEQADYSL encoded by the exons ATGTCTGATTACGAAGAAAACGGCGCCTCCGGCGATGGATTTCACTCCGAAGATGGCGGTGTACGCCGCGGCGAGATCGACGACCACCGAGACTCAAAATCCGAG AAGGAAATGCTTGACAATGAGAAGGATCCTGGAAGTAAAGAAGAAGAAAGTCGAGTGAAAGGGCGAGATAAGGAGAGAGATAGGGACCGTGAACGGAGGAGGGACAGAGAGGGAGAGAGAATCAAGCGGCATGATGACAGGGATGAGGATAGAGGCAGGGATCGAGATCGACATCACAGGAGTCGTCACAGGGATCGCAGTGTGGAACGAGGCGAAAGAAGAGAACGTGCTAGGGGTGATGATGATGACTACCGTCGAAGCCGTGACCGTGACTTTGACAG GCGTAGAGATTATGACAAAGATAGAGGAGATAGACGCCGTCGCCGTTCTCGTTCAAGGGGTAGATCTGAGCGTAGATCACGATCTCCATCAAAGAG TAAACGGGTCAGTGGATTCGACATGGCACCTCCAGCTTCTGGGATGTTAGATGCTGGTTCTGCATTTACAG GCCAAGTTCCTGCTCCAAGCCCAAATCTTCTTCCTGGGAATGGAATGTTTCCTTTACAAGCTGGACAG CCATTCGGGGGAGTCCCTATGATGCCTATTCAGGCAATGACACAACAG GCTACTAGACATGCTCGCAGGGTCTATGTTGGTGGCCTTTCTCCTTCAGCAAATGAACAG TCTGTTGCAACATTTTTTAGTCAGGCTATGGCTGCTATTGGCGGAAACAGTGCTGGTCCAG GTGATGCTGTTGTTAATGTGTACATAAACTACGAGAAGAAATTTGCATTTGTGGAGATGCGATCCGTTCAAGAGGCCAGTAATGCAATGACTTTGGATGGAATTATATTTGAG GGAGCTCCAGTGAAGGTGAGGAGACCGAGTGACTATAACCCTGCGCTGGCTGCAACCCTTGGTCCAAGCCAGCCCATTCCAAATTTAAACTTGGCTGCTGTTGGTCTGACTCCAGGGGGTGCTGGTGCGCTTGAAGGCCCAGACCGTCTTTTTGTTGGTGGACTTCCTTATTATATCCCTGAGTCACAAATCAGGGAGCTGTTAGAGTCTTTAGGAGTCCTGAAAGGTTTTGATCTTGTAAGAGACAGAGAAACTGGAAACTCAAAAGGATATGCATTCTGCGCGTATCAAGATACTGCAGTTACAGACATTGCATGCGCTGCCCTCAATGGAATTACCATGGGGGATAAAACTCTATGTGTAAGGCGAGCTAACCAAGGAGCAAATCAAACGAAACCTGAACAGGAGAGTGTATTGTTGCACGCACAACAGCAAGTTGCTTTCCAG AAGATTATGCTACAACAGGGAACAGCAGCAGCAGCAGCCACCAAAGTCGTGTGCCTGACTCAAGTAGTTACCGAGGACGAGCTTAGAAATGATGAGGAGTACGAAGACATTGTTGTAGACATGAGAGATGAAGGCGGAAAGTTTG GTGCGTTAACTAAAGTCGTGATCCCTCGCCCCAGCTCCAACGGTGAGACCGTTCAGGGCGTTGGCAAG GTGTTTCTTGAGTATGCGGAAACAGAGAGCTCAAGCAGGGCAAGAAACGGGATGAATGGTAGGAAGTTTGGAGGGAACGAAGTGGTGGCTGTGTTTTACCCTGAAGATAAGTTTGAACAAGCCGATTATTCTCTCTAA
- the LOC106318043 gene encoding pentatricopeptide repeat-containing protein At2g18520, mitochondrial, with translation MTPSRLYLYFLRRFSTAVTESTTTASPAAITVSKAKSKLRKVHDPDKALAIYNSVSSNASSPLSSRYAMELTVRRLARSHRFSDVEALIESRKKDPQIKTESFLSTLIRSYGRASMFDHAMRTFEEMEQLGTPRSVVSFNALLAACLHSGLFERVPQLFDEMPQRYRNITPDKVSYGMLIKSYCDAGSVDKAMETMRVMEEKGVEVNIISFTTILGSLYKNGQTDVAESLWSEMVSKGCELDNTVYNVRLMNAAKESPERVKELMDEMCSVGLKPDTISYNYLMTAYCVKGMMGEAKKVYEGLDEKEGCCANAATFRTLIFHLCINGLYDQGLVVFKKSALVHKIPDFKTCKHLTEGLVRNNRMEDARGVARIVKKKYPPRLVTEWKKLEESLGLYTKANAAGSSRTRQVSDQESDADA, from the coding sequence ATGACGCCGTCTCGTCTCTATCTCTATTTCCTCCGCCGTTTCTCCACCGCCGTCACAGAGTCCACAACCACCGCATCTCCCGCCGCAATCACCGTCTCCAAAGCCAAGTCCAAACTCCGCAAAGTCCACGATCCCGACAAAGCCTTGGCGATCTACAACTCCGTCTCCAGCAACGCCTCATCCCCTCTCTCCTCTCGCTACGCCATGGAGCTCACCGTCCGCCGCCTCGCCAGATCTCACCGTTTTTCCGACGTCGAAGCCTTAATCGAGTCTCGCAAGAAAGACCCACAAATCAAAACAGAGTCTTTCCTCTCCACGCTCATCAGATCCTACGGACGAGCCTCCATGTTCGACCATGCTATGAGGACGTTCGAGGAGATGGAACAGCTCGGAACGCCCAGATCCGTCGTCTCCTTCAACGCCTTGCTCGCCGCTTGTCTCCATTCGGGCTTGTTCGAAAGAGTCCCCCAACTGTTCGACGAAATGCCTCAGAGGTATCGTAACATCACTCCCGATAAAGTCTCTTACGGGATGTTGATTAAGTCGTATTGCGATGCTGGCTCGGTGGATAAGGCTATGGAGACTATGAGAGTTATGGAGGAGAAAGGTGTTGAGGTTAACATCATTTCTTTCACAACCATCCTAGGATCGTTGTATAAGAACGGGCAAACGGATGTAGCGGAGAGCTTGTGGAGCGAGATGGTGAGTAAAGGCTGTGAATTGGATAACACTGTTTACAACGTTAGGCTCATGAACGCTGCTAAGGAGAGCCCCGAGAGAGTCAAGGAGTTGATGGATGAGATGTGTAGTGTGGGGTTGAAGCCTGATACGATTAGCTATAACTATCTTATGACTGCGTACTGCGTGAAAGGGATGATGGGTGAGGCCAAGAAGGTGTACGAAGGGCTTGATGAGAAAGAGGGTTGTTGTGCGAACGCGGCTACGTTTAGGACGTTGATATTTCATCTGTGTATCAACGGGTTGTACGATCAGGGTTTGGTTGTGTTCAAGAAGAGCGCGTTGGTGCACAAGATTCCGGATTTCAAGACGTGTAAGCATTTGACTGAAGGACTGGTGAGGAATAATAGGATGGAAGATGCGAGAGGAGTGGCTAGGATCGTGAAGAAGAAATACCCTCCGCGTTTGGTAACCGAGTGGAAGAAACTAGAAGAGAGTCTTGGATTGTATACAAAGGCCAATGCTGCTGGTTCTTCCCGAACAAGACAAGTGTCGGATCAAGAAAGTGATGCTGATGCATAA
- the LOC106316394 gene encoding cytochrome P450 71B2-like — protein MAILLSLFLVLLLTLVSSIFLKKLQNSKLNLPPSPSSLPLIGNLHHVAGLPHRCFHKLSIKYGPVMLLRLGFVPVVVISSSEAAEAVLRTHDLECCSRPKTFGTRKLSYGFKDISFSPYGAYWREMRKIAVIELFSLKKVQSFRYIREEEVDFVVKNLTESCLKQSSVDLSKTFFSLTASIIGRVALGQNFHEGGFIIDQERIKTLVTDAVEALGTFTFSDIFQGGVGRFVDLLFQRHKKINKIFKELDAFYQHVIDDHLKPEGRKNLDIVSLMLDMIDKPENADSFKLNMDNLKAILMDVFLGGIDTSSIIMIWAMTELVRNPRVMKKAQENIRTILGAKRERITEDDLHKVDYLKLIIKETFRLHPPAPFILPRETTSHIKIKGYDIPPRTQIQINVWTIGRDPKRWTDPEDFIPERFTNSSVDFRGQHFDLLPFGSGRRMCPAMSMAVATVELGLMNLLYFFDWGLPNGMEIGEIDMEEFGNLTIVKKLPLQLVPLRRY, from the exons ATGGCGATCTTGCTCTCTTTGTTTTTGGTTTTGCTTCTTACTCTTGTATCATCAATCTTTCTTAAGAAGTTACAAAACTCAAAACTCAATCTTCCTCCTAGCCCCTCAAGTCTTCCTCTCATTGGAAACTTGCATCATGTTGCAGGGTTGCCTCACAGATGTTTTCATAAGCTATCAATCAAATATGGACCGGTGATGCTTCTTCGACTTGGCTTTGTTCCGGTGGTTGTGATCTCATCCAGTGAAGCAGCTGAAGCGGTTCTAAGAACTCATGACTTGGAATGTTGCAGCCGACCAAAGACGTTCGGGACAAGAAAACTCTCTTACGGCTTTAAAGACATCTCCTTTTCTCCATACGGTGCTTATTGGCGGGAAATGCGAAAAATCGCGGTTATTGAGCTTTTTAGCCTTAAGAAGGTTCAATCTTTTAGGTACATTAGAGAGGAAGAGGTCGACTTCGTGGTAAAGAATCTGACGGAATCTTGCTTGAAACAATCTTCCGTGGATTTAAGCAAAACCTTCTTCTCCCTCACCGCAAGCATCATCGGTAGAGTAGCTTTAGGACAGAACTTCCACGAGGGCGGCTTCATTATTGATCAAGAAAGGATCAAAACGCTTGTTACGGACGCAGTGGAAGCTCTAGGGACTTTCACTTTCTCTGACATCTTCCAGGGCGGAGTCGGAAGATTCGTAGACTTGCTGTTTCAACGACACAAGAAGATCAACAAAATCTTTAAAGAGCTTGATGCTTTTTATCAGCATGTGATTGATGATCACTTGAAGCCAGAAGGAAGGAAAAATCTGGATATCGTTTCCTTGATGTTGGATATGATCGATAAACCCGAAAATGCAGATTCTTTCAAACTCAATATGGATAATCTCAAGGCAATCCTCATG GATGTATTTCTTGGGGGGATTGATACAAGCTCTATAATAATGATTTGGGCTATGACAGAACTTGTTAGAAACCCTAGAGTGATGAAGAAAGCTCAGGAAAATATTCGAACCATCCTTGGGGCCAAAAGGGAAAGAATAACTGAAGATGATCTACACAAAGTTGATTACTTGAAGCTCATAATCAAGGAAACGTTCAGATTACATCCACCAGCTCCATTTATACTCCCAAGAGAAACAACGTCTCACATCAAGATCAAAGGCTATGATATTCCCCCGAGAACGCAAATCCAAATTAATGTATGGACAATCGGACGTGACCCCAAGCGTTGGACCGACCCTGAAGATTTCATCCCTGAACGGTTTACTAATAGTTCTGTAGATTTCAGAGGACAACATTTTGACCTATTACCTTTTGGTTCTGGTCGAAGGATGTGTCCCGCGATGTCAATGGCGGTTGCTACTGTGGAACTAGGTTTGATGAATTTGCTTTACTTCTTCGACTGGGGATTGCCAAATGGGATGGAAATTGGAGAAATTGACATGGAAGAATTTGGCAATCTCACCATTGTCAAGAAACTACCTCTTCAACTTGTACCCCTTCGACGTTATTGA
- the LOC106315927 gene encoding probable polyol transporter 3, with translation MVHAGGHNSPGSNPNPTHMNKFAFGCAVVASIISIIFGYDTGVMSGARIFIQDDLKINDNQVEVLMGILNLCALVGSLTAGKTSDVIGRRYTIALSSVIFLVGSVVMGYGSNYAVLMVGRCIAGVGVGFALMIAPVYSAEIASASHRGFLTSLPELCISLGILLGYVSNYCFGKLALKLGWRLMLGLAAIPSMILAFGILKMPESPRWLVMQGRLEEAKKIMVLISNTEEEAEERFRDILAAAEIEEDGAVKAVGRGVWRELVINPTPAVRLILIAAVGIHFFEHATGIEAVVLYSPKIFEKAGVTSKDKLLLATVGVGLTKAVFIVIATFLLDKVGRRKLLLTSTGGMVFASTSLAIGLTMVHRFGRLVWALRLSIVSAYTFVAFFSIGLGPITWVYSSEIFPLRLRAQGASIGVAVNRIMNATVSMSFLTIMKTITMGGVFFMFAGIAVVAWWFFFFMLPETKGVPLEEIEKLFGGGDARGACDGLEIQAKRVDNKI, from the exons ATGGTTCACGCTGGTGGTCATAATTCACCTGGGTCGAATCCAAACCCAACCCATATGAACAAATTCGCTTTCGGGTGTGCTGTCGTTGCTTCCATCATTTCAATCATCTTCGGATATG ATACGGGAGTTATGAGCGGCGCACGGATATTTATACAAGATGATCTGAAAATAAACGATAATCAGGTAGAAGTTTTGATGGGCATCCTGAATCTCTGTGCTCTCGTTGGATCTTTAACGGCGGGAAAAACATCTGACGTCATCGGTCGGCGTTACACCATTGCTCTCTCCTCCGTGATATTCTTAGTTGGATCGGTTGTTATGGGTTACGGTTCAAACTACGCCGTTTTAATGGTAGGAAGATGTATAGCTGGAGTGGGTGTAGGGTTTGCTCTAATGATAGCTCCGGTCTACTCAGCCGAGATAGCCTCTGCTTCACACAGAGGCTTTCTCACTTCGCTCCCCGAGCTTTGTATTAGTCTAGGGATCTTACTAGGCTATGTCTCGAATTACTGTTTCGGGAAACTGGCGTTGAAACTCGGCTGGAGATTGATGCTTGGACTCGCAGCGATTCCTTCAATGATATTAGCGTTTGGGATTTTGAAAATGCCTGAATCTCCGAGGTGGCTTGTGATGCAAGGTAGGTTAGAAGAGGCCAAGAAAATCATGGTTTTGATATCCAACACCGAAGAAGAAGCTGAAGAACGCTTCAGGGACATTTTAGCCGCTGCAGAGATAGAGGAAGATGGAGCGGTTAAAGCGGTTGGCCGCGGTGTATGGAGAGAGCTGGTGATAAACCCTACACCCGCGGTGCGTTTGATCTTGATCGCGGCCGTGGGGATACATTTTTTCGAGCACGCGACTGGGATCGAAGCCGTCGTTTTGTACAGCCCAAAGATCTTCGAGAAAGCTGGAGTGACTTCAAAAGACAAGCTCTTACTAGCCACGGTCGGTGTAGGTTTAACCAAGGCTGTTTTTATAGTAATAGCGACTTTCTTGCTGGACAAGGTAGGTCGGAGAAAGCTTCTGCTGACGAGTACAGGCGGTATGGTTTTTGCGTCGACCAGTTTAGCGATTGGTCTCACGATGGTTCACCGTTTCGGGCGGTTAGTGTGGGCCTTAAGGTTGAGCATCGTCTCTGCGTACACGTTTGTAGCGTTTTTCTCGATCGGGCTTGGGCCTATAACGTGGGTGTACAGCTCTGAGATATTCCCGTTGAGACTTAGGGCTCAGGGAGCGAGCATAGGCGTTGCGGTTAATAGGATCATGAACGCAACGGTCTCTATGAGTTTTCTGACAATTATGAAGACGATCACGATGGGCGGTGTGTTCTTCATGTTCGCTGGAATCGCGGTTGTAGCGTGGTGGTTCTTCTTCTTTATGTTGCCGGAGACGAAAGGAGTGCCATTGGAAGAGATTGAGAAACTTTTTGGTGGTGGAGATGCTCGTGGAGCTTGCGACGGATTAGAGATTCAAGCTAAGAGAGTCGATAATAAGATTTGA
- the LOC106318044 gene encoding splicing factor 3B subunit 4 gives MTTRIAPGVGANLLGQHSAERNQEATVYVGNLDPQLSEELLWELFVQAGPVVNVYVPKDRVTGLHLGYGFIEFRSEEDADYAIKILNMIKIHGKPIRVNKASQDKKSLDVGANLFIGNLDPDVDEKILYDTFSAFGGIASNPKIMRDPDTGNSRGFGFISYDSFDASDAAIEAMTGQYLCNRQITVSYAYKKDTKGERHGTPAERLLAATNPITQKSRPHTLFASGPPTHPNAPQANGIPRPFVNGGMPPVSIPGPRPTPPPPPPQVYQTQPPPSWQPQQHQQQHGLAVPPPMQFRPTQGMPPPPPPQFLHHQQGFGGPRPPPPPPQAMGMHQHGWPPQHMQQGGPPPPQHMQQGGPPPPQHMQHHHPHMSMPPPPPPHQG, from the exons ATGACGACACGAATAGCTCCAGGAGTGGGAGCTAATCTCCTGGGCCAGCACTCAGCTGAGAGGAACCAAGAAGCTACTGTTTACGTCGGCAATCTCGACCCCCAG CTTTCTGAAGAATTGCTCTGGGAACTGTTCGTGCAAGCAGGCCCTGTTG TTAACGTCTACGTTCCGAAAGATAGGGTGACAGGTCTTCACCTAGGATATGGATTCATTGAGTTCCGTAGCGAGGAAGATGCTGACTAT GCAATTAAGATTCTTAACATGATTAAAATCCATGGCAAGCCTATTCGTGTTAACAAG GCGTCTCAAGATAAGAAGAGTTTGGATGTTGGTGCCAACCTTTTCATTGGCAATCTTGACCCT GATGTGGATGAGAAGATCTTGTATGATACTTTCAGCGCCTTTGGTGGCATTGCTTCTAATCCCAAG ATAATGCGAGATCCTGATACTGGCAACTCGCGAGGTTTCGGTTTCATCAGCTATGACTCCTTTGACGCTTCTGATGCTGCTATTGAG GCAATGACCGGACAGTATCTGTGTAATCGACAAATCACAGTCTCTTACGCGTACAAGAAAGACACCAAAGGAGAGCGCCATGGTACTCCAGCAG AGAGGCTTTTGGCTGCCACAAATCCAATTACCCAGAAAAGCAGACCCCATACTCTCTTCGCAAGCGGCCCGCCAACGCATCCCAATGCTCCTCAAGCTAATGGTATTCCACGTCCCTTTGTCAATGGCGGCATGCCACCTGTTTCTATCCCAGGACCCCGTCCAACACCACCGCCACCACCTCCACAAGTCTACCAAACTCAGCCACCACCATCTTGGCAACCTCAGCAGCATCAACAACAACACGGCTTAGCTGTTCCACCGCCCATGCAATTCCGTCCTACTCAGGGAATGCCGCCGCCACCACCTCCCCAGTTTCTTCATCACCAACAAGGTTTCGGCGGTCCAAGGCCACCACCACCACCGCCTCAAGCCATGGGAATGCACCAACATGGATGGCCGCCGCAACACATGCAGCAAGGTGGGCCACCACCGCCGCAACACATGCAGCAAGGTGGACCGCCGCCGCCCCAACACATGCAGCACCACCATCCTCACATGTCTATGCCTCCACCACCACCACCACACCAAGGCTGA